GCGCCACGCCGTCGCCGGTCGACACGGACGGGTTGGTGGTCGCGGAGAACACCTGGCCCATGCCGCCGGTGGCGAGGACGACCGCGGGGGCGTGCACGGCGCCCACGCCGTCGTGCTGGCCCTCGCCCATCACGTGCAGGGTGACGCCGGCGGTGCGGCCGTCGGCGTCGGTCAGCAGGTCCAGGACGAGCGCGTTCTCGATCGTGCGCACCCCGCGCGCGCGGACGGCCTCGACGAGCGCGCGGGAGATCTCCGCGCCGGTCGCGTCACCGCCGGCGTGCGCGATGCGGCGCCGGTGGTGGCCGCCCTCGCGGGTGAGCTGGATGCCGCCCTCGTCGTCGGTGTCGAAGTGGGCGCCGGTGGAGATCAGCCGCCGCACGGCGTCCGGGCCCTCGGTGACGAGGATGCGCACGGCCTCCTCGTCGCACAGGTCCGCGCCCGCGACCAGGGTGTCCGCCAGGTGCTGCTCGGGGGTGTCGCCCTCGCCGAGGGCCGCCGCGATGCCGCCCTGCGCCCAGCGCGTGGAACCGTCGTCGAGGCGCGCCTTGGTGACGACGACCGTCGTCAGGCCCGCCGCCTCGCAGCGCAGGGCCGCGGTCAGACCGGCCACGCCGGAACCGACGACGACCGCGTCCGCGGAGATCGACCAGCCGGGGGCGGGGGCGTGCAGACGTATGCCTGTGCTGTTCACGAGGCGGCTCCGAGGGTTCCGAAGGTGAGGGGGAGGTTGTCGATCAACCGGGTCGAACCGACCCGGGCGGCGACGGCGAGCACGGCTTCGCCGGTGAAGTCGTCGCCGACCTCGGTGAAGTCGGACGGGTCGACCAGGGCGAGGTAGTCCAGTTCCAGCGGCGGGTCGAGGCGGGCGGCCTCCTCCAGGACCTGGAGGGCGGCGGCGCGGACGGTCGCGGGGCCGCCGGGCGCGGCCGTGGCCACGGCGTGCGCGTCGGCCGCCGCGCGGGACTCCCCCAGGGCGCTGAGCGCTTCGGCGCGCGCGTGCGTGGAGGGCACTTCGCGGGCGCGGGCGCGCAGCGCCTCCTGGGCCGCGAGCCGGTCGGCGCCCGCGAACAGGGCGCGGGACAGGGCCAGGGCGGTACGCCGCTCGGCGGGCGAGAGGTAGCGGTTGCGGCTGGACAGGGCGAGCCCGTCCTCCTCGCGCACCGTGGGCACGGCGACGATCTCGACGCCGAAGTTCAGGTCCCGCACCATGCGCCGGATCAGCGCCAGCTGCTGGGCGTCCTTCTGGCCGTAGAGGGCCGCGTCGGGGCGGGTGAGGTGCAGCAGCTTGGCGACGACGGTGAGCATGCCGTCGAAGTGCCCGGGCCGCGAGGCGCCCTCCAGGCGTCCGCCCATGGGGCCCGCGGAGAGGCGTACCTGGGGTTCGCCGCCGGGGTAGACCTCGTCCACGGACGGCGCGAACACCGCGTCGGCGCCCGCCCGGGCGGCGATCTCCAGGTCGGCCTCGAGGGTGCGCGGGTAGCGGTCCAGGTCCTCGCCGGCACCGAACTGGAGCGGGTTGACGAACACGGTGACGACGACCTCGCCGTCCACCCCGGCGATCTCGCGCGCGGCGCGGATCAGCGTGGCGTGGCCCTCGTGCAGGGCGCCCATGGTCATCACGACGGCCCGGCGGCCGCGGCGCACGCGCGCGCGCAGTTCGGCGGCGGTGCTCAGCAGGTCGGTGGTCATCGGACGTCCCCCTCGGTGCCGTTCGGGCCGCCGGTCGTGCCGCGTCCGTCGGCGAGCACCCCCAGCAGGTCTTCGGCCAGCTCCGGCTTCAGCAGGCCGTGGGCCAGGGCGCGGTCGGCGGTGGCGCGGGCCATCGCCAGGTAGCCGGCGCGGGTCTGCGGGGCGTGCCGGCGCAGCTCGGCCAGGTGCGCGGCGACCGTGCCGGCGTCGCCGCGCGCGACGGGGCCGGTGAGGGCGGCGTCGCCGGAGCGCAGCGCGTTGTCCAGGGCGGCGCCCAGGAGGGGGCCGAGCATCCGGTCGGGGGCCTCCACGCCGGCGGTGCGCAGCAGTTCCATGGCCTGGGCGACCAGGGTGACCAGGTGGTTGGCGCCGAGGGCGAGGGCCGCGTGGTAGAGCGGGCGGCTGTCCTCACCGATCCACTCGGGCTCACCGCCCATCTCGATCACCAGGGCCTCGGCCGCCAGCCGCAGTTCCTCGGGCGCGGTGACGCCGAAGGAGCAGCCCGCCAGGCGCTGGACGTCCACGGGGGTGCCGGTGAAGGTCATCGCCGGGTGCAGGGCCAGCGGCAGCGCGCCCGCGCGCAGGGCGGGGTCGAGCACCCGGGCCCCGTACCGGCCGGAGGTGTGCACGAGCAGTTGTCCCGGCCGGACCGCGCCCGTCCCGGCGAGCCCGGCGACCAGGCCGGGCAGGGCGTCGTCGGGGACGGTGAGCAGCACCAGGTCGGCACGCTGGAGCACCTCGGCGGGCGGCACCAGCGGCACGCCGGGGAGCAGCGTCCCGGCGCGCCTGCGGGAGGCGTCGGAGACTCCGGAGACGGCCACCGGGCGGTGTCCGGCGAGCCGGAGGGACGCGGCCAGGGCGGGGCCCACGCGTCCGGCACCCACGACGCCGACGGTGAGCCGCGCGGGGCGGTCCTGGGGATCTGGCTGGTGGACTGTACTCACGCGACGGCGGCCCTCCCGTTCCAGCCCGCTCTGGGTACCGGACGATTTCTCGTCATGTTAACGCTATCGGGTCGGCCCGTGTCCGGTCATCCACGGGCCGTGGTCGTCCCGCGGCCGTGCGCCGGGTGTCCCCGCGCGGGAACCGGGGTGTTCCGCGGGGACGCGGTGAGGCATGATTCCACGCATGAGCGACACGCCTGAGCAGGACGAGAACCGGTCGGTGCGCGAACGGCGGGCCGCCGCCGGCCGGGAGGCCCGGCGCACCCTGTCGCGCGCGGGCCACCAGGGCACGCTGCGCGACCGGCTGTCCTGGCTGGCGGAGACGGCGCCCGAGGTGTACGACCTGGACGAGCCGACGGACCTCTACGGCGACCGGATCGTGGCCGCCCTGGAGGAGCGCGTCGCCGCCCTGCTCGGCACCGAGGCCGCCGCCTTCTTCCCGACCGGCACGATGGCCCAGCAGGTCGCCCTGCGCTGCTGGGCGGCCCGCACCGGCGACCGCACGGTCGCCCTGCACCCGCTCTCGCATCCCGAGATGCACGAGCGGGACGCGTTCAGCCAGGTCAGCGGTCTGCGCCCGGTGCACGTGACCCGGGCGCCCCGGCTGCCCACGGCCGGGGAGGTGCGCGACTTCGAGGAGCCCTTCGGCACGCTGGTGCTGGAGCTGCCCCTCCGGGACGCCGGTTTCGTCCTGCCCACCTGGGAGGAGCTGACCGGGGTGGTCGCCGCGGCGCGGGAGCGCGACGCGGTGGTGCACTTCGACGGCGCGCGCCTGTGGGAGTCCACCGTCCACTTCGGCCGCTCCCTGGAGGAGATCGCCGGCCTCGCCGACACGGTCTACGTGTCGTTCTACAAGTCGCTCGGCGGCTTCGGCGGCGCCGTGCTCGCCGGCCCGGACGGTCTCGTCGCGGAGGCGAAGACCTGGCGGCACCGGTACGGCGGGGCGGTCTTCCAGCAGTTCCCGACCGTGCTGTCGGCGCTCGCCGGACTGGACCGGGAGCTGCCCCGGCTGCCCGGTTACGTGCACCACGCGCGCATGGTGGCCGCCGCGCTGCGCGAGGGGTTCGCGGCGGCCGGACCGCCCTGGGCACGCGTGCACCCGCAGGAGCCGCACACCCACCAGTTCCAGGTCTGGCTGCCGTACCGCCCCGAGGTGGTGGAGGAGGCCTCGGTGCGCCAGGCCGAGGAGACCTCGGTGCTGCTGTTCGCGGACGCCTGGGAGCAGGCCGGGCCGGACCTGGCGCGCACCGAGGTCACGGTCACCGCGGAGGGCCTGGAGTGGACGGCCGACGACGTCCGGGCGGCCGTGGCGGACTTCGTGCGCCGGCTGCCCGGCCTGGCGTAGCCGGCGCGCGGGGTGCGGCCGGGTCAGCCGTGGCCGCCCGCGCGCACCAGTCCGGTCTCGTAGGCGAGCACCACCACCTGCACCCGGTCGCGCAGGCCGAGCTTGGTCAGGATGCGGCCCACGTGGGTCTTCACCGTCGCCTCGGACAGCACCAGCCGGGCCGCGATCTCACCGTTGGACAGGCCCTGCGCGACCAGCACCATGACCTCGCGCTCCCGCTCGGTGAGCCGTTCCAGTTCCGTGTGCCGGGGCCGGGCGCCGGCGGAGGGCAGCATGGGCGCGAACCGGTCCAGCAGCCGCCGGGTGGTGGAGGGCGCCACGACGGCGTCGCCGCTGTGCACGGCGCGGATGGCCGCCAGCAGGTCGCCGGGCGGCACGTCCTTGAGCATGAAGCCGGAGGCGCCCGCCTTCAGCCCGGAGAAGGCGTACTCGTCCAGGTCGAAGGTCGTCAGGATCAGCACCTTCGGCGCGTCGGGCTCGGAGCAGATCCGCCGGGTGGCCTCCACCCCGTCCAGCTTCGGCATGCGGACGTCCATCAGGACGACGTCGACGGCGGTGGAGCGCAGCACCTGCAGGGCCTCCACGCCGTCGCCGGCCTCCGCGACGACCTCCATGTCCGGCTGGGCCGCGAGCACCATCCGGAAGCCGGTGCGCAGCAGCACCTGGTCGTCGACGAGCATCACGCGGATCGTCATGGGTCCTCTTCCGTGGTTCGTGGCCGGGCTGGGGGCGTGACAGGTGTCAACGAGGGGCGTGCGGCGGTGTCAGTGCGCTGGTTTGAGGGGGAGCAGCGCGCTGATGCGGAAGCCTCCGCCCGGACGCGGGCCGGCGTCCAGGGTGCCGCCGACCATGCCGACCCGCTCGCGCATGCCGATCAGGCCGTGCCCCCGGCCGTCGGCGCCGCCCTCCTCGTACAGCTCGTGCGGGGCGCCCTCGCCGTCGTCCTCGACGAGCAGCCCGAGACCGTCGTCGAAGTACACCAGTCGCACGCTGGCGCCCGCGTTCGGGCCGCCGTGCTTGCGGGTGTTGGTGAGCGCCTCCTGCACGATGCGGTAGGCGGTCAGCTCCACGCCGCTGGGCAGCGGGCGCGGGGTGCCCTCGACCTTGAAGTCGACGGGCAGGCCCGAGCTGCGGCACTGCTCGACGAGGTCGTCGATCTGCTCGACGTCGGGCTGGGGCACGTACTCGCCGCCCTCCTGGTGCTCACCGGTGCGCAGCACGCCCAGCAGGCGGCGCATCTCGGCGAGGGCCTGGCGGCCGGTGGAGGAGATCGTCTCCAGGGCCTTCCTGGCCTGGTCGGGCGCGGCGTCGAGGACGTAGGCGGCGCCGTCGGCCTGCACCACCATCACCGACACGTTGTGCGCGACGACGTCGTGCAGCTCGCGCGCGATCCGGGCGCGCTCGGCGGCGACGGCGACCTTGGACTGCGCCTCGCGCTCCTTCTCCAGCCGGGCGGCGCGCTCCTCCAGCTGGGCGAAGTAGGCGCGCCGGGTGCGCATGGAGTCGCCGAGCACCCAGGCCAGCGCGAACGGCACGGTCTGGAACACCGCTATCGCGACCTGCCCCAGGAAGCCGGTGTCCTCCACCGGCCAGCGCACCTGCGCCAGGGGCGCCGCGCACAGGCCGGCGCCGAGCGCGAGCCGGGAGGCCCAGCGTGCGCCGACCGTGGCGACCGTGTAAGTGATCACCAGCATGGCGAAGTCGGCCACGGTCATCTCGACGTCCAGGACCAGCTGGGCCAGTCCGCTCGCGAGGGCCAGCAGCAGCATCGGTTCCGGGAAGAGGCGGCGCAGCGCGACGACGACGCACAGGACGGCCGACACCGACAGTCCCGCGGCGACCGGCATGTGGTGCTCGGGCCCCCGGCTGGCACCGATCACGCTCGCGCCGGAGATCCCGCACAGGACGACGGCCCAGAAGCTGTCGACCCAGGCCGGGTGGCGGCGGAGGAAGTCGTAGAGGCGCTGCACGTAACCCAGAGTAGGGAAGCGGGATGCGTGCAGGGGTCAACCGGTGGGCCGATCCGTACCGGGCGCGCGTACTCCGCAAGGTGGAGACCGTGATCACCCGGGTGCCTAGTCTGGTGCGGTGACGGACGGGGCGGCGCGGGAAGCGCGGGAAGCGGAAGCGGTGGAAGCGGTGGAAGCGGTGGGCCGGGCGGCCGGGGGGGCGCGCGGCTGGCGCGCGGCGGCCGAGGAGGCGCTGTACGGGCCCGGCGGCTTCTACCGGCGGCCCGAGGGGCCGGCCGGGCACTTCCGCACGTCCGTGCACGCCTCGGGGCTGTTCGCCGGGGCGGTGGCCCGGCTGCTGTGCCGGGTCGACGAGGCCCTGGGCCGGCCACGGGCGCTGGACTTCGTGGACCTGGGGGCGGGACGCGGCGAACTGGTCACCGGGGTGCTCGCCGCCCTGCCGGCCGACGTGGCCGCCCGCACGCGCGGGCACGCCGTGGAGATCGCCGCCCGCCCGGCCGGCCTGGACGGGCGGATCACCTGGCGCGGCGACCTCCCGGAGGCGGTCACGGGGCTGCTGTTCGCCAACGAGTGGCTGGACAACGTGCCCGTGGACGTCGCCGAGGTGGACGCCGCGGGCGTGCCCCGGCGGGTGCTGGTCGCGGCGGACGGCTCCGAGCGGCTCGGGGAGCCGGTGTCGGGTGCGGAGGCGGACTGGCTGGCGCGCTGGTGGCCGCTGCCCGCCGAGGAGGGCCTGCGGGCGGAGATCGGCCTGCCCAGGGACCTGGCCTGGGCATCCGCGGTGGGCCGGGTGGTGCGGGGACTGGCGGTGGCCGTGGACTACGCGCACACCGCGGACGCGCGCCCCCCGTTCGGGACGCTCACCGGCTTCCGGGAGGGGCGCGAGACGGCACCCGTGCCGGACGGGTCGTGCGACATCACCGCGCACGTCGCGCTGGACGCGTGCGCGGCGGCGTGCACGACGTCCGAAGCGGGCGAACGGCTCCCCACCGCGCGTCTGCTCACACAGCGCACCGCCCTGCACGCCCTTGGTCTCACCGGCGCACGCCCCCCGCTCGCGCTGGCGGCCGCGGACCCGGCGGCCTACGTGCGTGCCCTCGCGGGCGCCGGCGAGGCCGCCGAGCTGACCGCCCCGGGCGGCCTCGGGGACTTCGGCTGGCTGCTCCGGCCGGTCGGCGTCCCGGACCCGCTGCTCCCCTGAGGACGCCCGGCCGCCCGCCGCCGGCGGACCCGCCGCCTACTTGTCGATGTCCCCGACCACGAAGAACATCGACCCCAGGATGGCCACCATGTCCGCCACCAGCGTCCCCGGCAGCAGCTCGGTGAGCACCTGGACGTTGTTGTACGACGCCGAGCGCAGCTTCAGCCGGTACGGGGTCTTCTCGCCCTTGCTGACCAGGTAGTAGCCGTTGATGCCGAGCGGGTTCTCGGTCCACGCGTACGTGTGCCCCTCGGGCGCCTTCAGCACCTTGGGCAGCCGCTGGTTGATCGGGCCGGGCGGCAGCTCGGCCAGCCGGTCCAGGCAGGCCCCGGCGAGGTCCAGCGCGTTGTGGGTCTGCTCCAGGAGGCACTCGAAGCGGGCGAGGCAGTCGCCCTCGTCCCGGGTGACCACCTTCAGGGTGTCCCCCAGGTCGCCGTACGCCAGGTACGGCTCGTCGCGGCGCAGGTCGAAGTCGACCCCGGAGGCGCGCGCGATGGGTCCGCTCACGCCGTAGGCGTGCACGGCCTCGGGCGACAGCGCGCCCACGCCCCGCGTGCGCCCCCGGAAGATCTCGTTGCCGAGCACCAGGTCGTCGAAGACGTCCATGCGGGAGCGGACCGCGGCGACGGCGGCGCGCGCGCGTGCGGCCCACCCGGCCGGCAGGTCCTCCTTGAGGCCGCCGACGCGGTTGAACATGTAGTGCATGCGTCCGCCGGAGACCTCCTCCATGACGTTCTGGAGCACCTCGCGCTCCCGGAACGCGTAGAACACCGGCGTGATCCCGCCCAGCTCCAGCGGGTACGAGCCGAGGAACATCAGGTGGTTGAGCACCCGGTTCAGCTCGGCGAGCAGCGTGCGCGTCCACACCGCCCGCTGCGGGACCTCCATGCCGAGCATCCGCTCCACGGCGAGGACCACGCCCAGCTCGTTGGAGAACGCCGACAGCCAGTCGTGGCGGTTGGCGAGCATGATGATCTGCCGGTAGTCGCGCGCCTCGAAGAGCTTCTCCGCCCCCCGGTGCATGTAGCCGATCACCGGTTCCGCACGCAGGATGCGCTCCCCGTCCAGGACGAGCCTGAGCCGCAGCACGCCGTGCGTGGACGGGTGCTGGGGGCCGATGTTGAGCACCATGTCGGTGCTCTCGGCGGCGCCACCGATGCCGACCGTGGTCTCCGTCGCAGTCATGGACCCAGTTTCCCCTACGTACGCTGGCCCCATGGAGACGGGGAGCCCGGAAACGACCGGGGCGGCGGGGGACGAGCCGGTGTGGCGGGGGCTGCCGCCGGGGCTGCTGCGCATGCGCAGGCTGCTGCTGGTGCTGTGGGCGGGGCTGCTCGCCCTCGCGGTGGGGCTGCCGCTCGGCCTGTTCGCGGGACCGCCGTGGGCCGCCTGCGCGCTGCTCCCGCTCACCGCGGCGGCGTGGTGCTGGCCGCTGCTGGGCCGCAACT
This is a stretch of genomic DNA from Streptomyces sp. TG1A-8. It encodes these proteins:
- the panC gene encoding pantoate--beta-alanine ligase; the encoded protein is MTTDLLSTAAELRARVRRGRRAVVMTMGALHEGHATLIRAAREIAGVDGEVVVTVFVNPLQFGAGEDLDRYPRTLEADLEIAARAGADAVFAPSVDEVYPGGEPQVRLSAGPMGGRLEGASRPGHFDGMLTVVAKLLHLTRPDAALYGQKDAQQLALIRRMVRDLNFGVEIVAVPTVREEDGLALSSRNRYLSPAERRTALALSRALFAGADRLAAQEALRARAREVPSTHARAEALSALGESRAAADAHAVATAAPGGPATVRAAALQVLEEAARLDPPLELDYLALVDPSDFTEVGDDFTGEAVLAVAARVGSTRLIDNLPLTFGTLGAAS
- a CDS encoding Rossmann-like and DUF2520 domain-containing protein, which encodes MSTVHQPDPQDRPARLTVGVVGAGRVGPALAASLRLAGHRPVAVSGVSDASRRRAGTLLPGVPLVPPAEVLQRADLVLLTVPDDALPGLVAGLAGTGAVRPGQLLVHTSGRYGARVLDPALRAGALPLALHPAMTFTGTPVDVQRLAGCSFGVTAPEELRLAAEALVIEMGGEPEWIGEDSRPLYHAALALGANHLVTLVAQAMELLRTAGVEAPDRMLGPLLGAALDNALRSGDAALTGPVARGDAGTVAAHLAELRRHAPQTRAGYLAMARATADRALAHGLLKPELAEDLLGVLADGRGTTGGPNGTEGDVR
- a CDS encoding low specificity L-threonine aldolase encodes the protein MSDTPEQDENRSVRERRAAAGREARRTLSRAGHQGTLRDRLSWLAETAPEVYDLDEPTDLYGDRIVAALEERVAALLGTEAAAFFPTGTMAQQVALRCWAARTGDRTVALHPLSHPEMHERDAFSQVSGLRPVHVTRAPRLPTAGEVRDFEEPFGTLVLELPLRDAGFVLPTWEELTGVVAAARERDAVVHFDGARLWESTVHFGRSLEEIAGLADTVYVSFYKSLGGFGGAVLAGPDGLVAEAKTWRHRYGGAVFQQFPTVLSALAGLDRELPRLPGYVHHARMVAAALREGFAAAGPPWARVHPQEPHTHQFQVWLPYRPEVVEEASVRQAEETSVLLFADAWEQAGPDLARTEVTVTAEGLEWTADDVRAAVADFVRRLPGLA
- a CDS encoding response regulator transcription factor, with the translated sequence MTIRVMLVDDQVLLRTGFRMVLAAQPDMEVVAEAGDGVEALQVLRSTAVDVVLMDVRMPKLDGVEATRRICSEPDAPKVLILTTFDLDEYAFSGLKAGASGFMLKDVPPGDLLAAIRAVHSGDAVVAPSTTRRLLDRFAPMLPSAGARPRHTELERLTEREREVMVLVAQGLSNGEIAARLVLSEATVKTHVGRILTKLGLRDRVQVVVLAYETGLVRAGGHG
- a CDS encoding sensor histidine kinase, coding for MQRLYDFLRRHPAWVDSFWAVVLCGISGASVIGASRGPEHHMPVAAGLSVSAVLCVVVALRRLFPEPMLLLALASGLAQLVLDVEMTVADFAMLVITYTVATVGARWASRLALGAGLCAAPLAQVRWPVEDTGFLGQVAIAVFQTVPFALAWVLGDSMRTRRAYFAQLEERAARLEKEREAQSKVAVAAERARIARELHDVVAHNVSVMVVQADGAAYVLDAAPDQARKALETISSTGRQALAEMRRLLGVLRTGEHQEGGEYVPQPDVEQIDDLVEQCRSSGLPVDFKVEGTPRPLPSGVELTAYRIVQEALTNTRKHGGPNAGASVRLVYFDDGLGLLVEDDGEGAPHELYEEGGADGRGHGLIGMRERVGMVGGTLDAGPRPGGGFRISALLPLKPAH
- a CDS encoding SAM-dependent methyltransferase, which codes for MGRAAGGARGWRAAAEEALYGPGGFYRRPEGPAGHFRTSVHASGLFAGAVARLLCRVDEALGRPRALDFVDLGAGRGELVTGVLAALPADVAARTRGHAVEIAARPAGLDGRITWRGDLPEAVTGLLFANEWLDNVPVDVAEVDAAGVPRRVLVAADGSERLGEPVSGAEADWLARWWPLPAEEGLRAEIGLPRDLAWASAVGRVVRGLAVAVDYAHTADARPPFGTLTGFREGRETAPVPDGSCDITAHVALDACAAACTTSEAGERLPTARLLTQRTALHALGLTGARPPLALAAADPAAYVRALAGAGEAAELTAPGGLGDFGWLLRPVGVPDPLLP
- a CDS encoding NADH-quinone oxidoreductase subunit D, coding for MTATETTVGIGGAAESTDMVLNIGPQHPSTHGVLRLRLVLDGERILRAEPVIGYMHRGAEKLFEARDYRQIIMLANRHDWLSAFSNELGVVLAVERMLGMEVPQRAVWTRTLLAELNRVLNHLMFLGSYPLELGGITPVFYAFREREVLQNVMEEVSGGRMHYMFNRVGGLKEDLPAGWAARARAAVAAVRSRMDVFDDLVLGNEIFRGRTRGVGALSPEAVHAYGVSGPIARASGVDFDLRRDEPYLAYGDLGDTLKVVTRDEGDCLARFECLLEQTHNALDLAGACLDRLAELPPGPINQRLPKVLKAPEGHTYAWTENPLGINGYYLVSKGEKTPYRLKLRSASYNNVQVLTELLPGTLVADMVAILGSMFFVVGDIDK